The genomic window TTTGAAAAAGATAAGGCATATTTGGATTTAGCACACAAGTATGGATATAAGCGTGTGTTTACAAGCCTGCTTCAAATTGAAGATGACAAAGAAAAAGTTTTGGCGGAATTCAAGCAAGTTGTCGATTATGCAAACAGCCTGGGAATGGAAGTTATGGTAGATATCAACCCAGCCTTGTTCACACAATTAGATATCTCTTATGATGATTTATCATTTTTCCATAAGATGGGCGCTTATGGCGTTCGTTTAGATATTGGGTTCACTGGTAGTGAAGAAGCGAAAATGACAAGAAACCCATATGGTATCAAGATTGAAATCAACATGAGTACAGGAACAAGCTACGTAGATAATATTATGAGCTATTCTCCTAATACAAATAATCTGTTAGGTTCGCATAATTTTTATCCGCATCGCTATTCTGGCTTAGGCTATGACCATTTTGTCTATTGCTCCGAAAAGTTTAGAAAATATAACATCAATACAATGGCGTTTGTTACTTCTCAAACGGCTGATTTTGGTCCATGGCCGACATCTGACGGTCTTTGTTCTTTAGAAGACCATCGCGATCTGGAACTTGCTACACAGGTGAAACATCTTGTATTGACTGGTTTGATCGATGATGTGTTGATTGGAAATGCTTATGCATCTGAGGAAGAATTAAAAGCAATGGCTGACGCGTTTAATGCAGATTATCCAACCTTGAAGGTGGACGTAGAAGAAGGAATCACAGAAGATGAACGAATCTGTCTCTTTGACAACCTGCACAGCTATCGTGGCGATCGTTCTGATTACATGCTTCGCTCAACTATGACTCGAGTA from Enterococcus sp. 9E7_DIV0242 includes these protein-coding regions:
- a CDS encoding DUF871 domain-containing protein, translated to MGKLGISIYPERSTFEKDKAYLDLAHKYGYKRVFTSLLQIEDDKEKVLAEFKQVVDYANSLGMEVMVDINPALFTQLDISYDDLSFFHKMGAYGVRLDIGFTGSEEAKMTRNPYGIKIEINMSTGTSYVDNIMSYSPNTNNLLGSHNFYPHRYSGLGYDHFVYCSEKFRKYNINTMAFVTSQTADFGPWPTSDGLCSLEDHRDLELATQVKHLVLTGLIDDVLIGNAYASEEELKAMADAFNADYPTLKVDVEEGITEDERICLFDNLHSYRGDRSDYMLRSTMTRVYYKDKEFPAHNTRDMVKGDVLIDNAGYGQYKGETQIALKEMKNDGRVNVVGRISKDELFLLNFLRPWSNFKLIENK